Proteins from one Nakamurella multipartita DSM 44233 genomic window:
- a CDS encoding acetylornithine transaminase: protein MSNASAGQRWSHALMNNFGTPPVELVSGRGAVVVDADGQQYLDLLGGIAVNALGHAHPAIVAAVSTQIATLGHVSNFFTHPTVLDLAEKLQDISGAGESGRVIFTNSGAEANEAAFKMARLTGRPTIIAAEGAFHGRTMGALSITGQPAKRAPFEPMPPGARFVPYGDVAALDAAVDQDTAAVFLEPILGEAGVVPAPDGYLVAARRITADRGALLVLDEVQTGIGRTGTWLAHQRLGITPDIVTLAKGLGGGLPIGAAIGYGQAASLLQPGQHGSTFAGNPVCAAAALAVLRTIETEGLLDHVGTLGKHLATAVEELGHPAIDHVRGQGLLLGIVLTAPISAAAALAARHAGFIVNAPAPDVIRLAPPLTLTTEQADSFVAALPAILDTATEEKK from the coding sequence ATGAGCAACGCATCCGCCGGGCAGCGCTGGTCGCACGCCCTGATGAACAACTTCGGTACGCCGCCGGTCGAGCTGGTCAGCGGCCGGGGCGCCGTCGTCGTCGACGCCGACGGCCAGCAGTACCTGGACCTGCTCGGCGGGATCGCGGTCAACGCCCTGGGTCACGCGCACCCGGCGATCGTGGCCGCCGTCAGCACCCAGATCGCCACCCTGGGTCACGTGTCCAACTTCTTCACCCACCCGACCGTGCTGGACCTGGCCGAGAAGCTGCAGGACATCAGCGGGGCCGGCGAGTCCGGCCGGGTCATCTTCACCAACTCCGGGGCCGAGGCCAACGAGGCCGCGTTCAAGATGGCCCGGCTGACCGGCCGGCCGACCATCATCGCCGCCGAGGGCGCGTTCCATGGCCGCACGATGGGCGCGCTGTCCATCACCGGGCAGCCGGCCAAACGGGCGCCGTTCGAACCGATGCCGCCCGGCGCCCGGTTCGTGCCCTACGGCGACGTGGCCGCGCTGGACGCGGCGGTCGACCAGGACACCGCGGCGGTGTTCCTGGAGCCGATCCTCGGCGAGGCCGGCGTGGTGCCGGCGCCCGACGGCTACCTGGTCGCGGCCCGCCGGATCACCGCCGACCGCGGCGCGCTGCTGGTCCTGGACGAGGTCCAGACCGGCATCGGCCGGACCGGGACCTGGCTGGCCCACCAGCGGCTGGGCATCACCCCGGACATCGTCACGCTGGCCAAGGGGCTCGGCGGGGGGCTGCCGATCGGCGCCGCGATCGGCTACGGGCAGGCCGCATCGTTGCTGCAACCCGGCCAGCACGGCAGCACCTTCGCCGGTAACCCGGTGTGCGCGGCCGCGGCGCTGGCCGTGCTGCGCACCATCGAGACCGAGGGCCTGCTCGACCATGTCGGCACGCTGGGCAAGCACCTGGCCACCGCCGTGGAAGAGCTGGGTCACCCGGCGATCGACCACGTGCGCGGCCAGGGCCTGCTGCTGGGGATCGTGCTGACCGCCCCGATCTCCGCGGCCGCCGCGCTGGCCGCCCGGCACGCCGGCTTCATCGTCAATGCCCCGGCCCCGGACGTGATCCGGCTGGCCCCGCCGCTGACCCTGACCACCGAGCAGGCCGACTCGTTCGTCGCCGCCCTGCCCGCGATCCTGGACACCGCCACCGAGGAGAAGAAATGA
- the argF gene encoding ornithine carbamoyltransferase has protein sequence MTTAPVRHYLRDDDVTPDELTALLDTADTFKKDRTGYTPLAGKAIAVVFEKNSTRTRLSFEVGIAQLGGQPVIVDGRTSQLGREETIEDTSRVLSRFVDAVAIRTFAQRRIDALAGVSRVPVINALTDEFHPCQVLADLQTIRERKGRLAGLTLTYLGDGANNMAHSLMLGGANAGLHVRVSAPAGFDPHPEFVAAARQRGAQTGATVELITDPHAAVDGCDVLVTDTWVSMGQENDGLDRVGPFRPYQINRELLARANQDAIVLHCLPAHRGFEITDEVIDGASSAVWDEAENRLHAQKALLAFLLAPDGR, from the coding sequence ATGACCACCGCGCCGGTCCGGCACTACCTGCGGGACGACGACGTCACCCCGGACGAGCTGACCGCTCTGCTGGACACCGCCGACACCTTCAAGAAGGACCGCACCGGCTACACACCGTTGGCCGGCAAGGCGATCGCGGTGGTGTTCGAGAAGAACTCCACCCGCACCCGGCTCTCGTTCGAGGTCGGCATCGCCCAGCTGGGCGGACAGCCGGTGATCGTGGACGGCCGCACCAGCCAGCTCGGCCGCGAGGAGACGATCGAGGACACCTCCCGGGTGCTGTCCCGGTTCGTCGACGCCGTGGCCATCCGCACCTTCGCCCAGCGCCGGATCGACGCGCTGGCCGGGGTGTCCCGGGTGCCGGTGATCAACGCGCTGACCGACGAGTTCCACCCCTGCCAGGTGCTGGCCGACCTGCAGACGATCCGCGAACGCAAGGGCCGGTTGGCCGGACTCACCCTGACCTACCTGGGCGACGGGGCCAACAACATGGCCCACTCGCTGATGCTGGGCGGCGCCAATGCCGGCCTGCACGTGCGGGTCAGCGCCCCGGCCGGCTTCGATCCGCACCCGGAGTTCGTGGCCGCCGCCCGGCAGCGCGGCGCCCAGACCGGGGCCACCGTCGAGCTGATCACCGACCCGCACGCCGCGGTCGACGGCTGCGACGTGCTGGTCACCGACACCTGGGTGTCCATGGGCCAGGAGAACGACGGCCTGGATCGGGTCGGCCCGTTCCGGCCGTACCAGATCAACCGCGAGCTGCTGGCCCGGGCCAACCAGGACGCGATCGTGCTGCACTGCCTGCCCGCGCACCGCGGCTTCGAGATCACCGACGAGGTCATCGACGGCGCGTCGTCGGCGGTCTGGGACGAGGCCGAGAACCGGTTGCACGCGCAGAAGGCCCTGCTGGCCTTCCTGCTCGCCCCCGACGGGCGCTGA
- the argH gene encoding argininosuccinate lyase, giving the protein MSAPSETPEPVAAVTAGTTAAAPLWGGRFASGPSPEMAALSLSTHFDWVLAPYDIAGSRAHARVLHRAGLLTADELDGMLAALDALAADVASGAFGPVPADEDVHTALERGLLDRAGKDLGGKLRAGRSRNDQVATLYRMYLRDHARRVGVLVADLQAALLDQAEAHPGAAMPGRTHFQHAQPVLLAHHLAAHAQALARDLDRIRDWDRRAAVSPYGSGALAGSSLGLDPAAIAAELGFDAPAPNSIDATASRDFAAELAFVLAMIAVNVSRWAEEVIVFTTAEFGYARLDDAFATGSSIMPQKKNPDIAELARGKAGRLVGNLTGLLATLKALPLAYNRDLQEDKEPLIDSVAQLELLLPAVVGMTATLRFDTARMAQMAPAGFSLATDVAEWLVRQGVPFRVAHEAAGRCVAVAEGGDKDLIDLTDDELAAIDPALTPAVREVLTVDGSLASRDAVGGTAPVRVREQIADLRARIAADREWLG; this is encoded by the coding sequence ATGTCCGCCCCTTCCGAGACGCCCGAACCGGTCGCTGCCGTCACTGCCGGGACCACCGCTGCGGCACCGCTGTGGGGCGGCCGGTTCGCCTCCGGCCCGTCCCCCGAGATGGCGGCGCTGAGCCTGAGTACGCACTTCGACTGGGTGCTGGCCCCGTACGACATCGCCGGCTCCCGGGCGCACGCCCGGGTACTGCACCGGGCCGGCCTGCTCACCGCCGACGAGCTCGACGGCATGCTGGCCGCGCTGGACGCACTGGCCGCCGACGTGGCCTCGGGCGCGTTCGGCCCGGTGCCGGCCGACGAGGACGTGCACACCGCGCTGGAACGGGGCCTGCTGGACCGGGCCGGCAAGGACCTGGGTGGCAAGCTGCGGGCCGGCCGGTCGCGCAACGACCAGGTCGCCACCCTGTACCGGATGTACCTGCGCGACCACGCCCGGCGCGTCGGCGTGCTGGTCGCCGACCTGCAGGCCGCCCTGCTCGACCAGGCCGAGGCGCACCCGGGCGCGGCGATGCCCGGCCGCACCCACTTCCAGCACGCCCAGCCCGTGCTGCTGGCCCATCACCTGGCCGCTCACGCGCAGGCGTTGGCCCGGGACCTGGACCGGATCCGGGACTGGGACCGGCGGGCCGCGGTGTCCCCGTACGGCTCGGGTGCGCTGGCCGGCTCGTCGCTGGGGCTCGACCCGGCGGCCATCGCGGCCGAGCTGGGCTTCGACGCCCCGGCGCCGAACTCGATCGACGCGACCGCCTCGCGCGACTTCGCCGCCGAGCTGGCGTTCGTGCTGGCGATGATCGCGGTGAACGTGTCTCGGTGGGCCGAAGAGGTCATCGTCTTCACCACCGCCGAGTTCGGCTACGCGCGGTTGGACGACGCGTTCGCGACCGGGTCCTCGATCATGCCGCAGAAGAAGAACCCGGACATCGCCGAGCTGGCCCGGGGCAAGGCCGGCCGGCTGGTCGGCAACCTCACCGGATTGCTGGCCACTCTCAAGGCGTTGCCGCTGGCCTACAACCGGGACCTGCAGGAGGACAAGGAGCCGCTGATCGACTCGGTCGCCCAGCTGGAGTTGCTGCTCCCGGCCGTCGTCGGGATGACGGCGACGCTCCGGTTCGACACCGCGCGGATGGCCCAGATGGCCCCGGCCGGGTTCTCGCTGGCCACCGACGTCGCCGAGTGGCTGGTGCGGCAGGGTGTGCCGTTCCGGGTCGCGCACGAGGCGGCCGGCCGCTGCGTCGCCGTCGCCGAGGGCGGGGACAAGGACCTGATCGACCTGACCGACGACGAGCTGGCCGCGATCGACCCGGCGTTGACCCCGGCCGTCCGGGAGGTGCTCACCGTCGACGGGTCCCTGGCCTCCCGGGACGCGGTCGGCGGGACCGCCCCGGTCCGGGTGCGCGAGCAGATTGCCGACCTGCGGGCGCGGATCGCCGCCGACCGGGAGTGGTTGGGCTGA
- the argB gene encoding acetylglutamate kinase, giving the protein MSTTRTEFEPRELSQLEHARQRAEVLADALPWLRRFAGQIVVVKYGGNAMTDDALKQAFAADMVFLRTVGLRPVVVHGGGPQISAMLKRLGVPGEFKGGFRVTTPETMDIVRMVLVGQVGRELVNLINTHGPLAVGMSGEDANLFTAARRDVLVDGVPTDVGLVGDVVAVNPDAVLDLVDAGRIPVVSTVAPDADGVVHNVNADTAAAALAVALDAAKLVMLTDVEGVYANWPDRGSLLSKIGADALEALLPSLEAGMVPKMEGCLRAVRGGVAAAHVIDGRVPHAVLLEIVTTEGVGTMVLPHLEEHA; this is encoded by the coding sequence ATGAGCACCACGCGGACCGAGTTCGAGCCCCGCGAGCTGTCCCAGCTCGAGCACGCCCGGCAGCGGGCCGAGGTGCTGGCCGACGCGCTGCCCTGGCTGCGCCGGTTCGCCGGCCAGATCGTCGTGGTCAAGTACGGCGGCAACGCGATGACCGACGACGCGCTCAAGCAGGCCTTCGCCGCCGACATGGTGTTCCTGCGCACCGTCGGCCTGCGCCCGGTGGTGGTGCACGGCGGCGGCCCGCAGATCAGCGCGATGCTCAAGCGGCTCGGCGTGCCGGGCGAGTTCAAGGGCGGCTTCCGGGTCACCACCCCGGAGACCATGGACATCGTCCGGATGGTGCTTGTCGGTCAGGTCGGCCGGGAACTGGTCAACCTGATCAACACGCACGGCCCGCTGGCCGTGGGCATGTCCGGCGAGGACGCCAACCTGTTCACCGCCGCCCGCCGGGACGTGCTGGTCGACGGGGTGCCGACCGACGTCGGGCTGGTCGGCGACGTGGTCGCGGTCAACCCGGACGCGGTCCTGGATCTGGTCGACGCCGGCCGCATCCCGGTGGTCTCCACGGTCGCCCCGGACGCGGACGGGGTGGTGCACAACGTCAACGCCGACACCGCCGCGGCCGCCCTGGCCGTCGCGCTGGACGCCGCCAAGCTGGTCATGCTCACCGACGTCGAAGGGGTCTACGCCAACTGGCCGGACCGCGGCTCGCTGCTGTCCAAGATCGGCGCGGACGCGCTGGAGGCGCTGCTGCCCAGTTTGGAGGCGGGCATGGTGCCCAAGATGGAGGGCTGCCTGCGCGCCGTCCGCGGGGGAGTGGCCGCCGCGCACGTCATCGACGGCCGCGTCCCGCACGCCGTCCTGCTGGAGATCGTCACCACCGAGGGCGTCGGCACGATGGTCCTCCCCCACCTGGAAGAACACGCATGA
- a CDS encoding DNA-3-methyladenine glycosylase, with protein MRLGRTLTRRFFARDVTVVAPDLIGRVLVSTTEQGPVAVRLTEVEAYAGPLDPASHAYRRTARSEIMYGRAGHLYVYFVYGMHWCANLVTGPDGTASAVLLRAGEVVDGLPLAWARRPGARRERDLARGPAGLAAVLGLTGPDTGLDVCDPAGRLLVRAGDGHPVTVAAGPRVGVSTAADVPWRFVETGNPTVSAYRRGTRATRGSVGTVG; from the coding sequence GTGCGACTCGGCCGAACGCTGACGCGACGGTTCTTCGCCCGCGACGTGACCGTGGTCGCCCCCGACCTGATCGGCCGGGTGCTGGTCAGCACGACCGAGCAGGGCCCGGTGGCCGTCCGGCTCACCGAGGTCGAGGCCTACGCCGGCCCGCTGGATCCGGCCTCGCACGCCTACCGCCGGACCGCCCGCTCCGAGATCATGTACGGCCGGGCCGGGCACCTGTACGTCTATTTCGTCTACGGGATGCACTGGTGCGCCAACCTGGTGACCGGCCCCGACGGCACCGCCTCGGCCGTGTTGCTGCGGGCCGGCGAGGTGGTCGACGGGTTGCCGCTGGCCTGGGCCCGGCGGCCGGGCGCCCGCCGCGAGCGGGATCTGGCCCGGGGGCCGGCCGGGCTGGCCGCCGTCCTCGGGCTGACCGGCCCGGACACCGGCCTGGATGTGTGCGACCCGGCCGGTCGGCTGCTCGTCCGCGCCGGCGACGGCCACCCGGTCACCGTGGCGGCCGGCCCGCGGGTCGGCGTCTCGACCGCCGCGGACGTGCCCTGGCGGTTCGTGGAGACCGGCAACCCGACGGTCAGCGCGTACCGCCGGGGGACGCGGGCGACCCGGGGGTCGGTGGGGACAGTCGGCTGA
- a CDS encoding arginine repressor, translating to MNPLATKAARHGRITDLIRDHEIRSQTELMALLSQAGLSVTQATLSRDLEELGALKLRGVDGGPPVYRIPEDGHPRPMAGGTDRLARLLGELLLSFDGSANLAVLRTPPGAAQYLASAIDRASLADIVGTIAGDDTILVVARDGLTGAQVGRMLAGLAAGDS from the coding sequence GTGAACCCGTTGGCGACCAAGGCGGCCCGGCACGGCCGGATCACCGATCTGATCCGCGACCACGAGATCCGCTCGCAGACCGAGCTGATGGCATTGCTGTCACAGGCCGGCCTGTCGGTCACCCAGGCCACCCTGTCCCGGGACCTGGAGGAGCTCGGCGCGCTCAAGCTGCGCGGCGTGGACGGCGGCCCGCCGGTCTACCGGATCCCCGAGGACGGGCATCCGCGGCCGATGGCGGGCGGCACCGACCGGCTCGCGCGGTTGCTCGGCGAGCTGCTGCTGTCCTTCGACGGCTCGGCCAACCTGGCCGTGCTGCGCACCCCGCCGGGGGCCGCGCAGTACCTGGCGTCGGCCATCGACCGGGCCAGCCTGGCCGATATCGTCGGCACCATCGCCGGTGACGACACCATCCTGGTCGTCGCCCGGGACGGCCTGACCGGGGCCCAGGTCGGCCGGATGCTCGCGGGCCTGGCCGCCGGGGACTCCTGA
- the argG gene encoding argininosuccinate synthase encodes MSKVLESLPQGQKVGIAFSGGLDTSVAVAWMRENGAVPCAYTADLGQYDEPDLSGVPGRAQEYGAEIARIVDCRAALVEEGFVALACGAFHIRSAGLTYFNTTPLGRAVTGTLLVRAMADDEVDIWGDGSTYKGNDIERFYRYGLLANPRLRIYKPWLDRQFVAELGGRAEMSEWLLARGLPYRASAEKAYSTDANIWGATHEAKRLEHLDASVELVQPIMGVAHWDQSVEIAPEEVTVAFERGRPVAINGVSLDPVELVLEANAIGGRHGLGMSDQIENRIIEAKSRGIYEAPGMALLFIAYERLVNAIHNEDTVAAYHDQGRRLGRLLYEGRWLDPQGLMLRESLQRWVGSAITGSVTLRLRRGNDYTIVDTTGPDLSYHPDKLSMERVAEAAFGPGDRIGQLTMRNLDIADTRAKLELYAGLGQLDTQHTLVGTLRPGQAAAIAGQPADVQAPELEAIEQASDSAAMDAGTD; translated from the coding sequence GTGTCCAAAGTTCTTGAGTCGCTGCCCCAGGGGCAAAAGGTCGGCATCGCGTTCTCCGGCGGTCTGGACACCTCGGTGGCCGTCGCCTGGATGCGCGAGAACGGCGCCGTGCCCTGCGCGTACACCGCTGACCTGGGCCAGTACGACGAGCCGGACCTGTCCGGCGTCCCGGGCCGGGCCCAGGAATACGGCGCCGAGATCGCCCGCATCGTCGACTGCCGGGCCGCCCTGGTCGAGGAGGGCTTCGTCGCCCTGGCCTGCGGGGCGTTCCACATCCGGTCGGCCGGGCTGACCTACTTCAACACCACCCCGCTGGGCCGGGCCGTCACCGGCACCCTGCTGGTGCGGGCGATGGCCGACGACGAGGTCGACATCTGGGGCGACGGGTCGACCTACAAGGGCAACGACATCGAGCGGTTCTACCGCTACGGCCTGCTGGCCAACCCGCGGCTGCGCATCTACAAGCCCTGGCTGGACCGGCAGTTCGTGGCCGAGCTGGGCGGACGGGCCGAGATGAGCGAGTGGCTGCTGGCCCGCGGCCTGCCCTACCGGGCCTCGGCCGAGAAGGCCTATTCCACCGACGCCAATATCTGGGGGGCCACCCACGAGGCCAAGCGGCTGGAGCACCTGGACGCCTCGGTCGAGCTCGTGCAGCCGATCATGGGCGTGGCGCACTGGGATCAGTCCGTCGAGATCGCCCCCGAAGAGGTCACCGTCGCCTTCGAGCGTGGCCGGCCGGTGGCGATCAACGGGGTCAGCCTCGACCCGGTCGAGCTGGTGCTGGAGGCCAATGCGATCGGCGGCCGGCACGGCCTGGGGATGAGCGACCAGATCGAGAACCGGATCATCGAGGCCAAGTCGCGCGGCATCTACGAGGCGCCGGGCATGGCGCTGCTGTTCATCGCCTACGAGCGGCTGGTCAACGCCATCCACAACGAGGACACCGTCGCCGCCTATCACGATCAGGGCCGCCGGTTGGGTCGGCTGCTCTACGAGGGCCGCTGGCTGGACCCGCAGGGCCTGATGCTGCGCGAATCGCTGCAGCGGTGGGTCGGCTCGGCGATCACCGGGTCGGTCACCCTGCGGCTGCGGCGCGGCAACGACTACACGATCGTGGACACCACCGGCCCCGACCTGTCCTACCACCCGGACAAGCTGTCGATGGAGCGGGTGGCCGAGGCCGCGTTCGGGCCGGGCGACCGGATCGGGCAGCTGACCATGCGCAACCTGGACATCGCCGACACCCGCGCCAAGCTGGAGCTGTACGCGGGCCTGGGGCAGCTGGACACCCAGCACACCCTGGTCGGTACCCTGCGCCCGGGGCAGGCCGCGGCGATTGCCGGTCAGCCGGCCGACGTGCAGGCCCCGGAGCTGGAGGCCATCGAGCAGGCCAGCGACAGCGCCGCCATGGACGCCGGGACCGACTGA